A genomic window from Longimicrobium sp. includes:
- a CDS encoding polymer-forming cytoskeletal protein — MLGRKGADDRTVAARAAAGEGSMSIIGPGMSITGDLVTEGTVRVEGRIEGTVRAGKAVIIGKSGEVVGEVITQDAVIGGRLRGTLVAESRLELQATSDIEGQIRAPAQHLQLEEGARFNGQIQMLDQGQMAALPPGTREENSTEA, encoded by the coding sequence GCGGCGGCGGGAGAGGGGTCGATGTCCATCATCGGGCCCGGCATGAGCATCACGGGCGACCTGGTGACCGAGGGCACCGTGCGCGTAGAGGGCCGCATCGAGGGCACCGTGCGCGCCGGCAAGGCCGTGATCATCGGAAAGAGCGGCGAGGTGGTCGGCGAGGTGATCACCCAGGATGCGGTGATCGGTGGGCGGCTGCGCGGCACCCTGGTGGCCGAGAGCCGTCTGGAGCTGCAGGCCACCAGCGACATCGAGGGGCAGATTCGCGCCCCCGCGCAGCACCTGCAACTGGAAGAGGGAGCGCGCTTCAACGGCCAGATCCAGATGCTGGACCAGGGCCAGATGGCGGCGCTTCCGCCGGGCACCAGGGAAGAGAACTCCACAGAGGCGTAA
- a CDS encoding Nif3-like dinuclear metal center hexameric protein: MELRALVTYLDRYLRATDVPDYPNALNGLQVDSRRTEVRRIAVAVDAAQATIERAITGGADLLIVHHGLFWDGNRTVTGRRYARLKALFDADLPLYSSHLPLDVHPDVGNNAVLARELGIDIQGGMGDFKGIQVGVWGTIEAIHRDELSARLVALLEGPVTVAPGGPELVRRVGVITGGAGGSVGDAAALGLDAFITGEGAHHNFFDAEEGGVNLLLGGHYATETWGVKALARHLEAEFGIEWSFIHHPTGL, translated from the coding sequence GTGGAGCTTCGCGCCCTCGTCACCTACCTGGACCGGTACCTTCGGGCCACGGACGTACCCGACTATCCGAACGCTCTGAACGGGCTGCAGGTAGATTCGCGCCGCACGGAGGTACGGCGAATCGCCGTTGCCGTCGACGCCGCGCAGGCCACCATCGAGCGCGCCATCACCGGCGGGGCCGACCTGCTGATCGTGCACCACGGCCTCTTCTGGGATGGAAATCGCACCGTCACCGGCCGTCGCTACGCCCGGCTGAAGGCGCTCTTCGACGCCGACCTGCCTCTCTACTCGTCGCACCTGCCGCTGGACGTGCATCCCGACGTCGGCAACAACGCCGTGCTGGCCCGCGAGCTGGGCATCGACATCCAGGGCGGCATGGGCGACTTCAAGGGCATTCAGGTGGGCGTCTGGGGAACGATCGAGGCCATTCACCGTGACGAACTCTCGGCGCGGCTCGTCGCGCTGCTGGAGGGCCCGGTCACGGTGGCGCCCGGCGGCCCGGAGTTGGTCCGTCGCGTGGGGGTGATTACGGGCGGAGCGGGAGGGAGCGTAGGGGACGCGGCGGCGCTGGGATTAGATGCGTTCATCACCGGCGAGGGGGCGCACCACAACTTCTTCGACGCGGAGGAGGGAGGCGTGAACCTGCTGCTGGGTGGCCACTACGCGACGGAGACATGGGGGGTGAAGGCCCTGGCGCGACACCTGGAGGCGGAGTTCGGCATTGAATGGTCGTTCATTCACCATCCTACGGGGCTTTAG
- a CDS encoding HD-GYP domain-containing protein: MPNSEAGQGTRTAAVAMVSAGLVGLAWMVEASARQNRTRMMHRRMVELALNALSAGDPVTARHSRRVADLSYALGQACRMARRDLPTLRVAALLHDMGKIDDRFFHIVHSRKRLSKKERSEIKSHPHESAHILAPLEPEHPGIRAIVSSHHECWNGSGYPCGLKGDEIPLGARIIALADAFDAMTQPRKYRDAMPLEDALEELRKGAGSQFDPGLVDLVHTPAVRERWNDVAERDLFAERNAASGVTE; the protein is encoded by the coding sequence ATGCCGAATTCAGAAGCGGGGCAGGGCACGCGCACGGCGGCCGTCGCCATGGTCAGCGCGGGCCTGGTGGGCCTCGCATGGATGGTGGAAGCCTCTGCCCGGCAGAACCGCACGCGCATGATGCACCGGCGGATGGTGGAGCTGGCGCTGAACGCACTGAGCGCCGGCGATCCCGTGACCGCACGCCACAGCCGCCGCGTCGCCGATCTCAGCTATGCGCTGGGGCAGGCCTGCCGGATGGCGCGCCGCGATCTGCCTACGCTTCGCGTCGCCGCGCTGCTTCACGACATGGGCAAGATCGACGACCGCTTCTTTCACATCGTGCACTCGCGCAAGCGGCTGAGCAAGAAGGAACGCTCCGAGATCAAGTCTCATCCGCACGAGAGCGCCCATATCCTGGCGCCGCTGGAGCCCGAGCATCCGGGGATCCGCGCCATCGTCTCCTCGCACCACGAGTGCTGGAACGGCAGCGGCTATCCGTGCGGGCTGAAAGGTGACGAGATTCCGCTGGGGGCCCGCATCATCGCCCTGGCCGACGCCTTCGACGCCATGACCCAGCCGCGGAAGTACCGCGACGCCATGCCGCTGGAAGACGCGCTCGAGGAGTTGAGGAAGGGCGCTGGCTCGCAGTTCGATCCCGGCCTGGTGGATCTGGTCCACACCCCCGCCGTGCGGGAGCGCTGGAACGACGTTGCCGAGCGCGACCTGTTCGCGGAGCGCAACGCGGCGTCCGGCGTAACCGAGTAG
- a CDS encoding TIGR04282 family arsenosugar biosynthesis glycosyltransferase has product MSAQDIPHARAAVLVFVRAPEAGRVKTRLAASIGADAALGVYRRLAEHTVREALAVAGAEVRVHFTPADAEAAVRAWLGDGPALLPQADGDLGGRMRDAFAQAFADGHRRVIIIGSDLPEIRTDLLRQAIALLADHPAVIGPARDGGYYLLGLTRLVEGIFEGIAWSTPGVLQATLQRLEALGIIPALLEPLTDVDEVGDLPPGWLDARAFHVEHDRLS; this is encoded by the coding sequence GTGTCTGCACAGGACATTCCACACGCGCGGGCGGCGGTCCTGGTGTTCGTGCGCGCCCCCGAAGCGGGCCGGGTGAAGACGCGCCTGGCCGCCTCCATCGGCGCCGACGCGGCGCTCGGCGTGTACCGCCGCCTGGCCGAGCACACGGTTCGCGAGGCCCTGGCCGTCGCGGGCGCGGAGGTGCGGGTGCACTTCACCCCGGCGGACGCGGAGGCGGCCGTTCGCGCATGGCTGGGGGATGGGCCCGCGCTGCTACCCCAGGCCGATGGCGACCTGGGCGGGCGGATGCGCGACGCCTTTGCCCAGGCATTCGCGGATGGACATCGGCGCGTCATCATCATCGGGTCGGACCTGCCGGAGATACGGACCGACCTGCTGCGCCAGGCGATCGCCCTGCTAGCCGATCACCCGGCCGTGATCGGACCCGCGCGGGACGGGGGATACTACCTGCTGGGACTCACGCGGCTGGTGGAGGGCATCTTCGAGGGGATCGCCTGGAGCACGCCGGGCGTCCTCCAGGCCACGCTGCAGCGACTGGAAGCGTTGGGCATCATCCCCGCCCTGCTGGAGCCCCTGACGGACGTGGACGAGGTGGGGGATCTGCCGCCAGGATGGCTGGACGCGCGCGCGTTTCACGTGGAACACGACCGACTGTCCTAG
- a CDS encoding DUF5916 domain-containing protein produces MKRIQTTIAALLAAGVLASPVAAQDAHPSGTPSVSAHRAAGIVLDGKLSEDVWKTPAPATDFRQLEPNEGQPATQRTEVRFAYDEAALYVGARMYDSLGAAGVRRQLTRRDQNVDSDYIQLVFDTFHDHAGRTVLQVNPSGVKYDAGQASANADPSWDPVWVAETHIDSLGWTAEMRIPWSQLRFSSAVEQTWGMQIWRQAQRLNETSMWSFWGSKETGGPPRFGHLAGIRVESRPRGLEIMPYAVSRASYVTPTQPGSPFQHEREYDTRIGADVRALLGSNLTLSATINPDFGQVEQDPAVVNLSAFESYFEEKRPFFVEGSGLLSFGGLNCFTCSNVSGMSLFYSRRIGRSPQGGLPEEYEYEDRPANARLIGAAKLTGRTAGGWQIGALEAVTAREVSRVRNLTGPVAEHTVEPMTNYFMGRVRRTTAGGARTWGLMATSVVRRFGEGDGLLRNQLPAHAEALGADWNLYWKNQTYRLMGNVALSNVMGDSLAIDRLQRSSARYFNRPDRGQGSNGVFSDRYETGATALRGFGGYARLSKESGDWLWESSVNYRSPGFEVNDMAFLTQADYVWMHGNVLRQWTQPGSWYRNAVVGAGGQNQVNFDGDRTDAQVHAFVSGTFHNYWEAGLYGHYRPEVYSDRATRGGAVVRRAASWFMGPRMSTDSRKPVVLSMNPGFGGSADGGSFVEANASLRFKPSTNVQLTLSPAYNYSDSRAAYVRQFTDPTATAMFGRRAVFADLEQHTVSMSTRLNWTFSPTLSLELYAQPFVAAGDYRNFKEFERPRSLDRRTFTDTELSVAATRADGTPGTYRLDTDGDPAADQDFRFDNPDFNVRSLRGNAVLRWEYRPGSTLFLVWQQQRSDGQAYGDFEFGRDANGIFDSKPDNVLVIKATYWIGR; encoded by the coding sequence ATGAAGCGTATCCAGACCACCATCGCGGCCCTGCTCGCCGCGGGCGTGCTTGCATCACCCGTCGCCGCGCAGGACGCACACCCCTCGGGCACGCCGAGCGTGTCGGCCCACCGTGCCGCAGGCATCGTGCTCGACGGGAAGCTCAGCGAGGACGTGTGGAAGACGCCCGCGCCGGCCACGGACTTCCGCCAATTGGAGCCCAACGAGGGGCAGCCCGCCACGCAGCGCACCGAGGTGCGCTTCGCCTACGACGAGGCCGCGCTGTACGTGGGTGCGCGGATGTACGACTCGCTGGGCGCCGCCGGCGTGCGCAGGCAGCTCACGCGGCGCGACCAGAACGTGGATAGCGATTACATCCAACTGGTGTTCGACACCTTCCACGACCACGCCGGCCGCACGGTGCTGCAGGTGAACCCGTCGGGCGTCAAGTACGATGCGGGCCAGGCCTCCGCCAACGCCGACCCCTCGTGGGACCCGGTGTGGGTGGCCGAGACGCACATCGATTCGCTGGGATGGACGGCGGAAATGCGCATCCCCTGGAGCCAGCTGCGCTTTTCCAGCGCCGTCGAGCAGACGTGGGGAATGCAGATCTGGCGGCAGGCGCAGCGGCTGAACGAAACGTCGATGTGGTCGTTCTGGGGCAGCAAGGAAACGGGCGGTCCGCCGCGCTTCGGGCACCTGGCCGGCATTCGCGTGGAAAGCCGTCCGCGCGGGCTGGAGATCATGCCGTACGCGGTCAGCCGGGCGTCGTACGTTACGCCCACGCAGCCGGGCAGCCCCTTCCAGCACGAGCGCGAGTACGATACCCGCATCGGCGCCGACGTGCGGGCGCTGCTGGGCTCCAACCTTACGCTGTCGGCCACCATCAACCCCGACTTCGGGCAGGTGGAGCAGGACCCGGCCGTGGTGAACCTGAGCGCGTTCGAAAGCTACTTCGAAGAGAAGCGCCCCTTCTTCGTGGAGGGAAGCGGCCTGCTCAGCTTTGGCGGGCTCAACTGCTTCACGTGCAGCAACGTCAGCGGGATGTCGCTGTTCTACTCGCGCCGCATCGGCCGGTCGCCGCAGGGCGGGCTGCCGGAGGAGTACGAGTACGAGGACCGGCCCGCCAACGCCCGGCTGATCGGCGCCGCCAAGCTCACCGGGCGCACGGCGGGCGGATGGCAGATCGGCGCGTTGGAGGCGGTGACGGCGCGCGAGGTGTCGCGCGTGCGCAACCTCACCGGACCCGTGGCGGAGCACACGGTGGAGCCGATGACCAACTACTTCATGGGCCGCGTGCGCCGCACCACCGCGGGCGGCGCCCGCACCTGGGGGCTGATGGCCACCTCCGTGGTCCGCCGCTTCGGCGAGGGCGACGGCCTTCTGCGCAACCAGCTTCCCGCGCACGCCGAGGCCCTGGGCGCCGACTGGAACCTGTACTGGAAGAACCAGACGTACCGGCTGATGGGCAACGTGGCCCTGAGCAACGTCATGGGCGACTCGCTCGCCATCGACCGGCTGCAGCGCTCGTCCGCGCGCTACTTCAACCGGCCGGACCGCGGGCAGGGCTCGAACGGGGTGTTCAGCGACCGGTACGAAACCGGCGCCACCGCGCTGCGCGGCTTCGGCGGATACGCGCGGCTGAGCAAGGAGAGCGGCGACTGGCTGTGGGAATCGTCGGTCAACTACCGCAGCCCGGGGTTCGAGGTGAACGACATGGCGTTCCTCACCCAGGCCGACTACGTGTGGATGCACGGCAACGTGCTGCGGCAGTGGACCCAGCCGGGCAGCTGGTACCGGAACGCGGTGGTGGGCGCGGGCGGGCAGAACCAGGTGAACTTCGACGGCGACCGCACCGACGCGCAGGTGCACGCGTTCGTCAGCGGCACCTTCCACAACTACTGGGAGGCGGGGCTCTACGGACATTATAGGCCCGAGGTGTACTCCGACCGCGCCACCCGCGGGGGCGCCGTGGTCCGCCGTGCGGCCAGCTGGTTCATGGGCCCGCGGATGAGCACCGACTCGCGCAAGCCGGTTGTGCTGTCCATGAACCCCGGCTTCGGCGGGTCGGCCGATGGGGGAAGCTTCGTGGAGGCGAACGCCAGCCTTCGCTTCAAGCCCAGCACCAACGTGCAGCTCACCCTGTCGCCGGCGTACAACTACAGCGACAGCCGGGCCGCCTACGTCCGCCAGTTCACGGACCCGACGGCGACGGCCATGTTCGGCCGGCGCGCCGTGTTCGCCGACCTGGAGCAGCACACCGTGTCGATGAGCACGCGCCTGAACTGGACGTTCTCGCCCACGCTGTCGCTGGAGTTGTATGCGCAGCCGTTCGTGGCCGCGGGCGACTACCGCAACTTCAAGGAGTTCGAGCGGCCGCGCAGCCTGGACCGGCGCACCTTCACCGACACGGAGCTGTCCGTAGCCGCCACGCGCGCCGACGGCACCCCGGGCACGTATCGCCTGGACACCGACGGCGACCCGGCGGCGGACCAGGACTTTCGCTTCGACAACCCGGACTTCAACGTGCGCTCGCTGCGCGGAAACGCCGTGCTGCGGTGGGAGTACCGGCCAGGAAGCACGCTCTTCCTGGTGTGGCAGCAGCAGCGTTCGGATGGGCAGGCGTACGGCGACTTCGAGTTCGGCCGCGACGCCAACGGGATCTTCGACTCCAAGCCCGACAATGTGCTGGTGATCAAAGCCACGTACTGGATCGGCCGCTGA
- a CDS encoding VOC family protein encodes MKLETQGFHHITMVSSNARRTLEFYRGVLGLGLVKKTVNFDDPGAYHLYFGDEGGRPGTILTFFEWGDAPAGRPGIGGVHHLALGAESDEALLKWKRRLTDHGVHVSGPYDRGYFTSLYFRDPDGQILEIASKGPGYDIDEPAEALGRQLMIPPQRIVRGFRDEASIAALTHPEPVPAITPDMALQGIHHISGITDSLERAGEFYEAVLGLKMIKKTTNRDAPDMLHYFWGSYDGKTVAPHSSWTLFGWPSHYNRARGGVGQTHHVAFRVRDDEEQGAWVDHLRSLGVQPSPVMDRTYFNSIYFRAPDGLLLEIATDGPGFGVDEEALGTELKLPAWLEPDRDEIGAALAPLG; translated from the coding sequence ATGAAGCTGGAGACGCAGGGCTTTCACCACATCACCATGGTTTCGTCCAACGCGCGGCGCACGCTGGAGTTCTACCGCGGCGTGCTGGGGCTGGGGCTTGTGAAGAAGACGGTGAACTTCGACGATCCGGGCGCCTACCACCTGTACTTCGGCGACGAGGGCGGGCGGCCGGGCACCATTCTCACCTTCTTCGAGTGGGGCGATGCGCCCGCGGGCCGTCCCGGCATCGGCGGGGTGCACCACCTGGCGCTGGGGGCGGAGAGCGACGAGGCGCTGCTGAAGTGGAAGCGCCGGCTGACGGACCACGGCGTGCACGTGAGCGGGCCGTACGACCGCGGCTACTTCACCAGCCTGTACTTTCGCGACCCCGACGGGCAGATCCTGGAGATCGCCAGCAAGGGGCCTGGCTACGACATCGACGAGCCGGCGGAGGCGCTGGGCCGGCAGCTGATGATTCCGCCGCAGCGCATCGTCCGCGGCTTTCGCGACGAGGCGTCCATCGCGGCGCTGACGCACCCGGAGCCGGTGCCGGCGATCACCCCCGACATGGCGCTGCAGGGGATTCACCACATCAGCGGCATCACCGACAGCCTGGAGCGCGCGGGCGAGTTCTACGAGGCCGTGCTGGGGCTGAAGATGATCAAGAAGACCACCAACCGCGACGCGCCCGACATGCTGCACTACTTCTGGGGCAGCTACGACGGGAAGACGGTGGCGCCCCACAGCTCGTGGACGCTCTTCGGCTGGCCGTCGCACTACAACCGCGCGCGCGGCGGCGTGGGGCAGACGCACCACGTGGCGTTCCGGGTGCGGGACGACGAGGAGCAGGGGGCCTGGGTGGACCACCTCCGGTCACTGGGCGTGCAGCCGTCGCCGGTGATGGACCGCACGTACTTCAACAGCATCTACTTCCGCGCGCCGGACGGGCTGCTGCTGGAGATCGCCACCGACGGCCCCGGCTTCGGGGTGGACGAGGAGGCGCTGGGGACGGAGCTGAAGCTGCCGGCGTGGCTGGAGCCGGACCGCGACGAGATCGGCGCGGCGCTGGCGCCCCTGGGGTGA
- a CDS encoding YceI family protein codes for MSITTESTSTTTTWQIDPAHTNVEFSLKHLMISTVRGRFGAVSGTIVLDETNPSASTVTAEIDTTSIDTRQEQRDAHLRSADFFDVENHPTLSFRSVSVTPAGDGFDVAGDLTIRDVTRPVVLHVTDEGRGGDPWGGERAAFSATTKIDRRDFGLTWNQALETGGVLVSNDIKITLEVQAVKQAD; via the coding sequence ATGAGCATCACGACCGAGAGCACCAGCACCACGACCACGTGGCAGATCGACCCGGCGCACACCAACGTCGAGTTCTCGCTGAAGCACCTGATGATCAGCACCGTGCGCGGCCGCTTCGGCGCCGTGAGCGGGACCATCGTGCTGGACGAGACCAATCCCAGCGCCTCCACCGTCACGGCCGAGATCGACACGACCAGCATCGACACGCGCCAGGAGCAGCGCGACGCGCACCTGCGCTCGGCGGACTTCTTCGACGTGGAGAACCATCCCACGCTCAGCTTCCGCAGCGTGAGCGTGACGCCGGCGGGCGACGGCTTCGACGTGGCCGGCGACCTGACCATCCGCGACGTGACGCGCCCGGTGGTGCTTCACGTGACGGACGAGGGCCGCGGCGGCGACCCGTGGGGCGGTGAGCGCGCGGCGTTCAGCGCCACGACCAAGATCGACCGGCGCGACTTCGGGCTCACCTGGAACCAGGCGCTGGAGACCGGTGGCGTACTGGTGAGCAACGACATCAAGATCACGCTCGAGGTGCAGGCCGTGAAGCAGGCGGACTGA
- a CDS encoding MarR family transcriptional regulator: MSNTRTKESTEQALKLFVVLSRAHGAVAAHAQADIARHGLTLMEFGILEALHHKGPLLLGELQKKILVTSGGVTYLLDRLAAKGLAERRRCEHDRRAYYAALTPEGEALITEIFPAHAAALEAALGGLTPEEKQTVTELLRKLGRHAAEAEKPA, encoded by the coding sequence ATGAGCAACACGAGAACGAAGGAATCGACGGAGCAGGCGCTGAAGCTGTTCGTGGTGCTGTCGCGCGCCCACGGCGCCGTGGCGGCGCACGCGCAGGCCGACATCGCGCGGCACGGGCTGACGCTGATGGAGTTCGGCATTCTGGAGGCGCTGCACCACAAGGGCCCCCTGCTGCTGGGAGAGCTGCAGAAGAAGATCCTGGTGACCAGCGGGGGCGTCACCTACCTGCTGGACCGCCTGGCGGCCAAGGGGCTGGCGGAGCGGCGGCGGTGCGAGCACGACCGGCGCGCCTACTACGCCGCGCTCACCCCCGAGGGCGAGGCGCTGATCACCGAGATCTTTCCCGCCCACGCGGCCGCGCTCGAGGCCGCGCTCGGCGGGCTGACGCCCGAGGAGAAGCAGACCGTTACGGAGCTGCTCCGCAAGCTGGGGCGGCACGCGGCGGAGGCGGAGAAGCCGGCCTAG
- a CDS encoding alpha/beta hydrolase: MTDPQIPILAHTRVTGKDATPTRWLLVLHGIYGSGRNWGTIARRLVEARPEWGVLLVDLRNHGGSRGFPGPHTLAATAEDVDRLVEHLGIDATAVMGHSFGGKVALVYAAHHGGAGQLRQVWVMDSTLSVREPEGSAWRMIEVIRALPPEFASRAEAVEGIARAGYDEALGQWMAINLELVDGTYRWRLDWDVIEEMLRDYFRTDLWETVVRPPGEVEIHIVKATESNSLDDEAIRRVEAAGTANPRVHPHQLHGGHWINTDNPQGVLALLAGSLP, encoded by the coding sequence ATGACCGATCCGCAGATTCCAATTCTCGCGCACACTCGCGTCACCGGGAAGGATGCCACGCCCACGCGATGGCTGCTGGTGCTTCACGGCATCTACGGCAGCGGCCGCAACTGGGGCACCATCGCGCGGCGGCTGGTGGAGGCGCGGCCGGAGTGGGGCGTGCTGCTGGTGGACCTGCGCAACCACGGGGGCTCCAGGGGCTTTCCCGGCCCCCACACCCTAGCCGCCACCGCCGAAGACGTCGACCGCTTGGTGGAGCACCTGGGGATCGACGCCACGGCGGTGATGGGGCACTCGTTCGGCGGCAAGGTGGCGCTGGTCTACGCGGCGCACCACGGCGGGGCGGGCCAGCTGCGGCAGGTGTGGGTGATGGACAGCACCCTCTCCGTCCGCGAGCCCGAGGGCAGCGCCTGGCGGATGATCGAGGTGATCCGTGCCCTGCCGCCGGAGTTCGCGTCGCGCGCCGAAGCGGTGGAGGGGATCGCGCGGGCCGGGTACGACGAGGCGCTGGGGCAGTGGATGGCCATCAACCTGGAGCTGGTGGATGGAACGTACCGCTGGCGCCTGGATTGGGACGTGATCGAAGAGATGCTGCGCGACTACTTCCGCACCGACCTGTGGGAGACCGTGGTGCGCCCACCGGGGGAGGTGGAGATCCACATCGTGAAGGCGACGGAAAGCAACTCGCTGGATGACGAGGCGATCCGCCGCGTGGAGGCGGCGGGGACGGCCAACCCTCGCGTGCACCCTCACCAGCTGCATGGCGGGCACTGGATCAACACCGACAATCCTCAGGGCGTGCTGGCCCTGCTGGCGGGCAGCCTGCCGTAG
- a CDS encoding L,D-transpeptidase — MWSRARSLGLLLLSTASLSTGLSGCDAAAETAVNGLRPGAVPGIERGDSAAADTVPAKPKREIVPDVEVVVNIPSGRLELWEAGSVVQTYPVSVGSARYATPVGEYLLATVIWNPWWNPPPGSGWARNRKPEPPGPRNPMGRVKLHMDELIYIHGTTSEGRLGAPASHGCIRMSNADVVDLAKRLHRIAAPNADSAELERLARPGKNERHTVMARSIRMRVTYQVASLRGDRLHVYPNVYGRDVGFAAAVKREMARAGMDTAQVPSLAMARLRQGAARGGASFALADIPYLRPEPPRPAAESGPALLGTPTVGAATQLAGASVPAPAAEVAAPATDSAAAPVSADDEP; from the coding sequence ATGTGGTCCCGCGCTCGCTCCCTGGGCCTGCTTCTCCTTTCTACAGCCTCGCTGTCGACGGGCCTTTCCGGCTGTGATGCCGCCGCCGAAACCGCCGTCAACGGACTGCGCCCTGGCGCCGTCCCGGGCATCGAGCGCGGCGACAGCGCCGCCGCCGACACCGTCCCGGCCAAGCCGAAGCGGGAGATCGTGCCGGACGTGGAGGTCGTGGTGAACATCCCCAGCGGGCGGCTGGAGCTGTGGGAGGCGGGGAGCGTGGTGCAGACCTACCCGGTTTCCGTGGGATCGGCGAGATATGCCACGCCCGTGGGGGAATACCTGCTGGCGACGGTGATCTGGAACCCCTGGTGGAATCCGCCGCCGGGAAGCGGCTGGGCGCGCAACCGCAAGCCGGAGCCGCCGGGCCCGCGCAATCCCATGGGCCGCGTGAAGCTGCACATGGACGAGCTGATCTACATCCACGGCACAACCTCCGAGGGGCGGCTGGGCGCGCCGGCCTCGCACGGGTGCATCCGGATGTCGAACGCCGACGTGGTAGACCTGGCCAAGCGCCTTCACCGCATCGCCGCGCCCAACGCCGACAGCGCGGAGCTGGAGCGGCTGGCGCGGCCGGGGAAGAACGAGCGGCACACCGTGATGGCGCGGTCCATCCGCATGCGCGTTACCTACCAAGTGGCGAGCCTGCGGGGCGACCGGCTGCACGTCTATCCCAATGTGTACGGCAGGGACGTCGGATTCGCCGCGGCGGTGAAGCGTGAGATGGCGCGCGCGGGGATGGACACCGCGCAGGTGCCGTCGCTGGCGATGGCGCGCCTGCGGCAGGGTGCCGCGCGCGGCGGCGCCTCGTTCGCGCTGGCCGACATCCCCTACCTCCGCCCCGAGCCGCCGCGCCCCGCCGCCGAGAGCGGGCCCGCGCTGCTGGGCACGCCGACGGTGGGCGCCGCAACGCAGCTCGCCGGCGCGTCCGTCCCTGCCCCCGCCGCCGAGGTGGCCGCCCCAGCCACGGATAGCGCTGCCGCCCCCGTCTCCGCGGACGACGAGCCCTGA
- a CDS encoding quinone oxidoreductase: MQAIRLHQPGSADALRVEQVPVPQPGPGEALVRLGAAGVNFIDVYKRTGLYTVPLPATLGEEGAGTVVAVGEAAAEVSVGDRVAWAGHMGAYAEFAVVPAARLVPLPDGVSTRLGAAVMLQGMTAHYLAASTWPLREGDVCVVHAAAGGVGLLLTQIAKRRGAIVIGTAGSDEKAELARGAGADEVIVYTRQDFAGEVERLTDGRGVQVIYDSVGQTTFLAGLDVLAPRGMMVLFGQSSGSVLPVDPQLLNQKGSLFLTRPTLGHYVATRDELLWRAGELFGWMAAGELDVRIGAEFALADAAEAHRALEGRRTTGKVLLNVSGGAE, translated from the coding sequence ATGCAGGCGATCCGCCTTCACCAGCCCGGCTCCGCAGACGCGTTGCGCGTGGAGCAGGTGCCCGTTCCCCAGCCCGGGCCGGGGGAGGCGCTGGTGCGCCTGGGGGCCGCGGGGGTGAACTTCATCGACGTGTACAAGCGCACCGGCCTGTACACGGTGCCGCTCCCCGCCACGCTGGGCGAGGAGGGCGCCGGGACGGTGGTGGCCGTGGGCGAGGCGGCGGCGGAGGTGAGCGTGGGCGACCGCGTGGCGTGGGCCGGCCACATGGGCGCGTACGCCGAGTTTGCCGTGGTGCCGGCCGCCAGGCTGGTGCCGCTTCCCGACGGCGTCAGCACGCGGCTGGGCGCGGCGGTGATGCTGCAGGGGATGACCGCGCACTACCTGGCCGCATCCACCTGGCCGCTGCGCGAGGGCGACGTCTGCGTCGTCCATGCGGCGGCGGGCGGCGTGGGGCTGCTGCTCACCCAGATCGCCAAGCGCCGCGGCGCCATCGTCATCGGCACGGCGGGGAGCGACGAGAAAGCGGAGCTGGCGCGCGGGGCGGGGGCTGACGAGGTGATCGTCTACACGCGGCAGGACTTCGCGGGCGAGGTGGAGCGGCTGACGGACGGGCGCGGCGTGCAGGTGATCTACGACTCCGTGGGGCAGACCACCTTCCTCGCCGGCCTCGACGTGCTGGCGCCGCGGGGGATGATGGTGCTCTTCGGCCAGTCCAGTGGCTCCGTGCTGCCCGTGGACCCGCAGCTGCTGAACCAGAAGGGGTCGCTGTTCCTCACGCGCCCCACCCTGGGGCACTACGTGGCCACGCGCGACGAGCTGCTCTGGCGCGCGGGCGAGCTGTTCGGCTGGATGGCCGCGGGCGAGCTGGATGTACGCATCGGCGCCGAGTTCGCTCTGGCCGACGCGGCGGAGGCGCACCGCGCGCTGGAGGGCCGGCGGACTACGGGGAAGGTGCTTCTGAACGTGAGCGGCGGGGCAGAGTAG